GCTGATGCCGGCGTCGGCCGCCGCCGAGCGGAGCCGCTCGTCGGGGAAGTCCGGGTCGAGCAGGGTGTAACCCGCCCCCGTCTTGACCACCGCGATCACCGCCGCCGCGAACTCCACCCCGCGCTCAAGCAGCACACCCGCCATGTCGCCACGGCCCAGGCCGTGGGCCCGCAGGTGGTGGGCCCACCGGTTGGCCATCGCGTTCAGCTCCGCGTACGAGACTTCGCGGTCTCCGTCGAGCAGGGCCGTCCTCTCCGGCCGGCGGACGACCTGCTCCTCGAAACGCTCGACGAGGGAGGCCTCACCCACCTCGGCGACGGTTCCGGCCCACGGTCCGGTCAGCAGCTCGCGCTCCGCCTCCGACAGCACCTCCAAAGACGCCAGCGGCAGGCCGGGGTCGTCGAGCACCTGGACCAGCACCTGGCCGAGCACCGACGCCATGCGGCGTACCGAGTCCTCGTCGAACAGTTCGGACGCGAAGAGGATCGCGCCGTGCAGGCGCCGGCTGTCGTCGGAGCGGAGCAGGAACTCGAGGTCGAACTTCGCCGACCCGTTGACGAGACCGGAGATCTCGGCGGTACGGACCCCGGGCAGGTGCAGCTCCGGAACGCCGCCCACCTCCAGGCCCAGGCAGATCTGGAAGAGGGGGTGCCGCGCCAGGCTGCGAGTGGGGTTGACCGCTTCGAGGACGAGGTCGAAGGGTGCCTCCTGGTGGGCGAAGGCGTCCAGGTCCGCCGTACGCACCCTGCGCAGAAGGTCGCGGAAGCTCGGGTCACCGGCAGTGCTGGTCCGCAGCACCAGCGTGTTCACGAAGAACCCGACCAGGTCCTGCAGCGACCGCTCACCACGACCCGCCACCGGCGTCCCGATCGCCAGATCGGACCCCGCACCCAGGCGGGTCAGCGCCGCGACCAGGGCCGCGTGCACCACCATGAACGGCGTGCACCCCTCCGAGCGGGCGAGAACCGCGACGCGCTCGAACAGATCCGTGCCGAGGTCGACCTCGACCTGACCGCCCTGATGCGAGGCCCTGGCCGGCCTCGGACGGTCCAGGTTCAGCCCGTGCTCCTCCGGCAGTCCCTCCAGCGCCCCGCGCCAGAAGCCCAACTCCCGGCCCAGCACACTCTCCGGGTCGTCCGCCGAGCCCAGCACGCGCCGCTGCCAGGCCGCGTAGTCCGCGTACTGCACGGTCAAGGGCTCCAGGACAGAGCCTTCGACCCCGGCCAGCCGGGCCTCATAGGCCCGCTGCAGATCTCCGAAGAACACCGCATTCGACAGACCGTCCGTCGCGATGTGGTGCACCACCAGCGACAGGACGACCGAGCCGTCAGCCAGCTCCAAGGCCACCGCCCGCAGCGGCAGCTCCACGGCCAGATCGAAGACGCGCCCGGACAGCTCCGCCAGCGCCGCGTCGACGTCGGAGGCGCCGATACGCCGGCGTTCCACCGACACCCTGGCCTGCTCGGGCGGCAGGACCCGCTGGCGCGGTTCGCCGTCCACCGGCTCGAACACCGTCCGCAGCGGAGCGTGCCGCTCGACCACGTCGCTCAGCGCGGACTCCAGCGCCCCGAGGTCCAGCCCTCCCTCGCACCGCACCACCATCGGCACGTTGTAGGCCGCACTGTCCCCCTCCAGCTGAGCCAGCAGCCACAACCGCCGCTGCGCGAACGACGCCGGAGCCGGCTCACCAGTCCCCTCCCCCGCGACCAGCGGCGGGAGAGCCTCTCCCGCCCCCCGTCCGGCAACCAGCTCCGCAAGTCCCGCCACCGTCGGACGCCCGAAGACGTCCCGGATCGTCAGCCGCGCACCCAGCGCCTCGGCGATGTGGTTCGTCAGCCGGGCCGCGAGCAGCGAATGACCGCCGTGGTGGAAGAAGTCGTCGTCGACGGTGAGGTCGGCGGTGGTGTCGAGGGTGCGGGTGAAGAGGCCGAGGAGGGTCTCCTCCAGCGGGGTGCGCGGGGCACGGCCGGCGGAGGCGACGGGGGCCGGTTCGGGCAGCGCGCGCTTGTCGACCTTCCCGTTGGGGGTCAGCGGCAGCCGCTCCAGGACGATCACATGTGTGGGGACGAGGTGCTCGGGGAGCCGCTCAGCCACGTGCCGCCGGATCTCCCCAGCGTCTGTGTCCCCGTCGGCGACGACGTACGCGGCGAGCTGTTCGTGGTGGACGGTGACGACGGCCTGGGTCACGGCGGAGTGCGTCAGAAGCGCAGCTTCGGTCTCACCGGGCTCGACACGGAAGCCACGGATCTTGATCTGGTCGTCGGCCCGGCCGTCGTAGTGCAGTCGGCCGTGCCGGTCGAAGTGGGCCAGGTCGCCCGTCCGGTAGAGCCGCTCGCCGGCCCCCGCGAACGGGTTCGGGACGAAACGGGTCGCGGTCAGGTCCGGCCGGCCCAGGTACCCGTGGGCGAGACCCTCGCCGGCCAGATACAGCTCACCGGTCACACCCGGCGCGCACAGGTTCAGATGAGGGTCCAGGACATAGGCGGCCTTGTTCACCAAGGGCGCGCCGACCGGAATCAGCGTGTCCCCGGGCTCGATCGTGTGGGTGGTCGTGAAGCCCATGGACTCGGCCGGGCCGTAGCCGTTGACGACCCTGATGCCCGGCTTGAGCCGCTGGAGCTTGTGGACGTGTGCCGGTGAGGCCGCCTCGCCTCCGGTGAAGGCGACGGTGACCGTGGCGAAGGCCTCCGGATGCTCGTCGACCAGGAAGTTGAACAGGCTCGCCGACAGCTGGAGCATCGTCACCCCGTGCCTACGGGACAGCTCACCGATCAGCACCGGCTCCGGCCGCTGCCCCGGCTGCAGAACGGTCGTCCCACCGTGCAGCAGAGCGCCCCAGAACTCCAGGCTGAACGCATCCCACGACACCGGCGAGCACTGCAGGAACACCTCTTCGGGCCCGAAGTTCCCGTACGACTGCCCGCTCACCGTCGACACCAGGTTCCGGTGCGACGACAGGATCGCCTTGGGCCGGCCCGTCGAACCCGACGTGAACATCAGGCAGGCCACGTCATCAGCGCTCAGCTCCGTGCCGAGGTTCTCTCCGCTGAGGTCTTCCAGCTGCCGTGAGGAGCAAGAGGCCGTGTCCCAGGGCCCGTTCAGACGTGCCGCAAGACGCGGCTCGCTGATCAGGACGCTGATGCCGGCATCGGTCGCCGCCGAGCGGAGCCGCTCGTCCGGGAAGTCCGGGTCCAGGAGCGTGTAACCCGCCCCCGTCTTGACGACCCCGATGACCGCCGCCGCGAACTCCACCCCGCGCTCCAGCAGCACGCCCGCCATGTCGCCGCGCCCCAGGCCGCAGGACCGCAGATGGCGGGCCCAGCGGTTGGCGGCGGCGTTGAGTTCGGCGTACGTGACCTCAACTCCCTCGCCGACCAGGGCCGGCCGGCCCGGGAACTTCGCGGCCTGCTCCTCGAACCGCTCGACGAGCGTGGTCTCCACCGCGTCCGCCGCCGGTCCGGCCCACGGGCCCGTCAGCAGTTCGCGCTCCGCCTCCGACAGCACCTCCAGACCCGACAGCCGCAGACCCGGCTCGTCGAGGACCTGGGCCAGCACCTCGCCGAGGACGGTCGCCATCCGCCGTACCGTGGCCTCGTCGAACAGCTCCGCCGCGAAGAGGACGGTCGCCCGCAGCTCCTTCTCGTCGTCGGAGCGGAGGAAGAACTCCAGGTCGAACTTGGCGGATCCGCTGGAGAACTTCTCCACCGGGCCCGTACGGACTCCGCTCAGCTCGAAGGCGGGGCCGCCGTCGGTCTCCAGGCCGAGGCTGATCTGGAAGAGGGGGTGCCGCGCCAGGCTCCGGGTCGGGTTGACCGCTTCGAGGACGAGGTCGAAGGGTGCCTCCTGGTGGGCGAAGGCGTCCAGGTCCGCCGTACGCACCCTGCGCAGAAGGTCGCGGAAGCTCGGGTCACCGGCAGTGCTGGTCCGCAGCACCAGCGTGTTCACGAAGAACCCGACCAGGTCCTGCAGCGACCGCTCACCACGACCCGCCACCGGCGTCCCGATCGCCAGATCGGACCCCGCACCCAGGCGGGTCAGCGCCGCGACCAGCGCCGCGTGCACCACCATGAACGGCGTGCACCCCTCCGCCCTCGCGAAAGCGGCCACCCGCTCGAAGAGGTCCTCACCGAACCCGACCTCGACCTGACCGCCCTGATGAGACGCCCTGGCCGGCCTCGGACGGTCCAGATTCAGCCCGTGCTCCTCCGGCAGTCCCTCCAGCGCCCCGCGCCAGAAGCCCAACTCCCGGCCCAGCACACTCTCCTGGTCATCGGGGGATCCCAACACCCGTCGCTGCCAGACCGCGTAGTCCGCGTACTGCACGGTCAAGGGCTCCAGGACAGAACCCTCGGCCCCGGCCACCCGGGCCTCATAGGCCCGCTGCAGATCCGCGAAGAACACCGCATTCGACAGACCGTCCGTCGCGATGTGATGCACCACGAGCGACAGGACGACCGAGCCGTCAGCCACTTCGAACGCCACCGCCCGCAGCGGCAGCTCCACAGCCAGATCGAACCCACGACGCGCCGCTGCCTCCAACTCCCCTTCCAGGGCACCGGCGTCGACCCGACGCCAGTCCACCGACACGCGCGCCCTCTCGGGCGGAAGGACCCGCTGGCGCGGCTCGCCCTCCACCGGCTCGAACACCGTCCGCAGCGGAGCGTGCCGCTCCACCACGTCGCTCAGCGCGGACTCCAGCGCCGCCCGGTCCGGCGCGCCCTCCAGCCGTACCGCCATCGGCACGTTGTAGGCCGCGCTGTCCCCCTCCAACTCCGACAGCAGCCACAACCGCCGCTGCGCGAACGACGCCGGAGCCGGTTCACCGGCCCCCTCTCCCGCGACCAGCGGCGGGACGGCCCGTACGGCGCCCTGCTCACCGAGCAGTTCCGCGAGCCCCGCCACCGTCGGGTGCCCGAAGACGTCCCGGATCGTCAGGCGCACGCCGAACGCCTCGGCGATGTGGTTCGTCAGCCGGGCCGCGAGCAGCGAATGGCCGCCGAGGGCGAAGAAGCTGTCGTCGATGCCCACCGGGCCGGTGAGCTCCAGGGTTCGGCCGAAGAGGGCGGCCAGGATCTCCTCGGTCTCGTTGCGCGGGGCGCGGTCCGTTCCCAGGACCGTCGTCGGTGCCGGCAGCGCCCGCTTGTCGATCTTGCCGTTGGGGGTGACGGGCAGGCGGTCGAGCGCGGTCACGTACGTGGGGACGAGGTGCTCGGGGAGCCGCTCGGCCACGTGCCGCCGGATCTCGTCGGGGTCCGTGTCCCCGTCGGCGACGACGTACGCGGCGAGCCGCTTCTCGTGGACGGTGACGACGGCCTGGGTCACGGCAGGGTGGGTCAGGAGCGCGGCCTCGGTCTCGCCGGGTTCGATCCGGAAGCCGAGGATCTTGATCTGGTCGTCGGCCCGGCCCTCGTACAGGAGGCGTCCGTCCCGGTCGAAGCGGGCCAGGTCGCCCGTCCGGTAGAGCCGGCCGCCGTCCGTGGCAAAGGGGTTCGGTACGAAGCGGGCGGCGGTCAGGTCCGGCCGGCCCAGGTATCCGTGGGCGAGGCCCTCGCCCGCCACGTACAGCTCTCCGCTCACCCCCGGTGGGCAGAGGTTCAGCTGCGCGTCCAGGACGTAGGCGGGCTTGTTGACCAGCGGGGTGCCGATCGGGATCACCGGGTGCGGCTGTTCGCCGGCCTCGATGGTGTGGGTGGTCGCGTAGATCATGACCTCGGCGGGTCCGTACCCGTTGAGGACGGTGATGCCGGGCCTGAGCCGCTGGAGCTTGTGGACGTGCGCCGGGGAGGCCGCCTCGCCCACCGTGAAGGCGGTGGTGACGGTCTCGAAGGCCTCGGGGTGTTCGTCGGTGAGGTAGTTGAAGAGGGTGGCGGACAGCAGGAGCGTCGTGACGCGGTGCCGGCGCGCCAGCTCGGTCACGAGGGCCGGTTCGGGCTTCTGTCCCGGCTGGAGGACCGCCGTGCCGCCGTGCAGGAGCGCTCCCCAGAACTCCAGGCTGAACGCGTCCCAGGACACCGGCGAGCACTGGAGGTAGACCTGGTCCGGGCCCGCGGGGAGGTAGGGCTGGCCGATCAGGGTCGCCACCAGGTTGCGGTGGGAGGACAGGATGGCCTTGGGCCGGCCCGTCGAGCCGGAGGTGAACATCAGGCAGGCGGGGTCGTCGGGTCCGAGCGGCACGCCGAGGTTGCCGGGGTGGTACGAGAGGAGTTCGCCGGGGGCCTCGGTGTGGGTGGCCCAGGGGCCTTCGACGCGTTCGGCGAGCACCGGGCGGGTGACGAGGTGGCTGATGCCGGCGTCGGCGGCCGCCGAGCGCAGCCGGTCGTCGGGGAAGTCCGGGTCGAGGAGGACGTGGGCGGCGCCGGTCTTCAGGACGGCGAGGAGAGCGGTGGCGAAGCGGGTGCCGCGTTCGAGGAGGACGCCGGCCATGTCGCCGCGCCCGAGGCCGCGGGTCCGCAGGTGGCGGGCCCAGCGGTTGGCGGCGGCGTTCAGTTCGGCGTACGTGACCTCGCCTGCCTCGTCGATGAGCGCGACCCCGTCGGGGAACCGTGCCGCCTGCTCCTCGAACCGCTCCACGAGCGTCGTGTCCACCGCGTCCGCGAGCGGTCCGGCCCACCGGCCCGTCAGGAGCTCGCGCTCCGCCTCCGACAGGACGTCCAGGTCGGCGACCCGGCGTTCGGTCGGTCGCTCGGCGGTGAGGACGGTGGTCAGGAAGGCGGCGAACCGGTCCTGGTGGGCGGCGACGGCCGTCACGTCGACGCCCTCGACGGGGGTGTCGAAGTCGATGCGCAGGCCGTTCGCGGCGCCCAGGTCGAGCACGGCGACGCTGAGGTCGTCGACCGGGCCGTTGCTCACGTTGTGGTTGACCGTCGGGTGGCCGCAGACGGTGAGCTCCGCGTGGAAGCCCATGATGTTGAGGACGGGCGCGGCCAGCCTGCGGGCGCCGTCGATGACACCGGCGTCGCGGCACAGGTCCTCGTACCGGGTCATCTGGTGGCGCAGACCGTGCTTGACCTCGGCCCCCACCGAGCGGACCAGTGCGGCGAGCGGTTCCTCGGGCCGGACCCGGAGCCTCAGGGGGACGACGTTCGACGACATTCCCGGGGTGCTGCGCGCCCGTCGGGACGTCCGGCCGGTCACGGGCAGGGCGATCGTCAGCTCGGTCCGTCCGGTGACGCGGTGCAGGTAGACCGTGAACAGGGCGACGAGGAGGACCGACCAGGAGGCGCGCTCGCCGCGTGCCACCGCGCGGAGCCGGTCGGCGTCCGCCGGGGACACCCGTACGCTCCGGCGGGCGAAGGGCAGGCCGCCGTGCGCGGCCGCCGCCCGGCCCGTGCCCCGGACGAGGCCGGCGGGGGCGTCCGGCGCTCCGGCGAGGTGCTCCCGCCAGGCGGCGCGCTCGGCGGCGGCCTCCTCGGACCGCCGGTACTCCGCGTCCTCGGCGAGCAGTTCGGCCAGGCTGCCGAACGGGGACGGCCCCCAGGGCTCGCCCGCGACGGCCTGCTCGTACAGCTCGACCAGCCGTGCGAGGGCCATCGAGACGCCCACGCCGTCGACGACCAGGTGGTGGAAGCCGTAGAAGTAGAAGTACCTCTCCTCGCCGAGCTTGATCAGCGCGCAGCGGACCGGCGGCTGGTCGGTGAGGTCGAAGGGGGCGCAGATCAGCGCGTCGATCAGCCGCCAGGCCTCGCGCTCCGGGTCGTCCGTGGCGCTCACGTCGGTGAACGGCAGGCTGCGCGAGCCGGCGTCGGCGTCGAGCAGCTGCCACACCTGCTCCCCGTCGTCCTCGAAGCGGCGGATGCGGAGGAAGTCCGCCTCCTCGACGAGCCGGCGCCAGGCGGCCGCCATCAGCTCCGGGTCGACGGGGCCGTTGATCTCGCGGCACTCGGCGACGTTGTACTTCACGCCGGTGGGGTCGAGGGCGTGTGCCGTCCAGATGTCACGCTGGGCCACCGAGAGCGGCAACCGGACGGCAGCCGGAGCGGGTGCGACGGGCGTGTCGAACGGCATGGGGGCTCCTGGGGAAGTCACGGCGGAGGAGAGGGAGGAGAGGGGCTCGGGCGGGGCAGTCGCCATACAACCCGTGGGCCGGGGCGGGGAGCGGCAGTTGCTGCGGCGGTACGCCAGCGGTTCGGCGGCGGGGCGGCAGTCGGGCGGCAGCGGTTCCGGCAGTCGTACGGACTCCACCGGCCGTACGGGGATGCGGCAGCGGTTCCGGCAGTCGTACGGCGGTCGGCGGCGGCCCGCCGGTCGTACGGGTGCCGCTCACCGGACCGGCGTGCGCACCCCGGTCGTCACGGACACGGGCGCGGGCGCGGTCGCCCTCGCAGTCGCCGTCGCCGTCGCCGCGAGGGCGCGTACCACGCACAGCACGCGGAACGCGGAGCGGCCGCCGCCCGTACCGGCCCGGATCACGCCGCTGACCAGCAGGTCGCGGACCGTGCGGCCGCAGTGCGGCAGGGGCATGCCGGTCAGTCGGACGACGTCCTCCAGGACGAACTCGCCCTCGCCCGCGGCGCACAGCGCGCCGATCAGCTCCCGGTGGCCGTCGGGGAGCGCGGCGAGGGTGCGGGCGACGCGCTCGCGGAGCCGGGAGCCGGAGCGGCCGTCGGCCAGGTGGTCGAGCAGCGGCGCCGGGTCGGACTCGACGATGCCGCGCAGCGTGGGCAGGTCGCAGACGGTGAGCCAGGAGGCCGCGGCGGAGAGTGCGAGCGGGTGGCCGTCGAGCCGGTGGCTGACCCACGCGACGTCCGCGAGGACGCGGTCGTCGGGAACGATGTCGGGGCGGACGTGGCGGAGCCGGCTGAGGAGGAACCGGGCGGCGGGTGCGTCGGAGCGGATGCCGTCGGACGGGTCGGGTGCCTCCAGCGGGGAGAGGAGGAAGAGGCGTTCGCCGGGGACGTTCCAGGGTTCGTCGGCGGTGAGGAGGAGGCGGAGTCCGGGCAGTTCGCGCAGCAGTCGGCTCAGGCGGTGGAAGTCGAGGAGTGCGGTGTCGACGCCGTCGAGGACGAGGAGCACGGCGCGGTCGCCGAGGGCGCCGGCCAGTTCGGGGGTCAGTTCGTCGGCCCGGCCGTCGCCGTGCAGGAAGGCGGCGCAGTCGGCCGTGAGGGCCGCGAGCTGCTCGTCGTCGGCCGGCAGGCAGTCGGCGACCGCCCCGGGGGCGGTGTGCCAGAGGACCGGGAAGCCGGTGGCGTGCAGCCGGGCCGCCGCCTCCAGGGCCAGTCTCGTCTTGCCGACGCCGGTCAGGCCGACGACGGTGATCAGCCGTTCGGCTCCGGAGCGCAGCTCCTCCGTGAGGACGGTGGCCTCGGCGTCCCTCTCGATCAGCGGGTGCAGCGGTACGGGCGGGGCCGGCCGTTCGGCGGCGAAGTGCCGGGTCCCGGTGCCGCCCCGGTGGCCGCGCCGTACCGCGTCCTCCAGGGCCGTACGGGCCCGGGGGCCCAGGCGCAGGCCGTCGGCGATCAGCCGGATCGTGTCGGCTCTCGGTCGCTGTGCCTTCCCCTTCTCCAGGTCGCGGATGGCGCGGACGCTGATGGTGGAGAGGTCCGCCAGCTCCTGCTGGGTCAGGCCGATGCGGAGCCGGTGGCCGCGGATGAGGGTGCCGAGTGCGGCGGTGGCCGTCACGGTGTCCTCGGGGGAGAGACTGGTCGTCATGAGAAGCTCCCGCTCGTCGAGTTGGGGC
The DNA window shown above is from Streptomyces vietnamensis and carries:
- a CDS encoding non-ribosomal peptide synthetase, whose amino-acid sequence is MPFDTPVAPAPAAVRLPLSVAQRDIWTAHALDPTGVKYNVAECREINGPVDPELMAAAWRRLVEEADFLRIRRFEDDGEQVWQLLDADAGSRSLPFTDVSATDDPEREAWRLIDALICAPFDLTDQPPVRCALIKLGEERYFYFYGFHHLVVDGVGVSMALARLVELYEQAVAGEPWGPSPFGSLAELLAEDAEYRRSEEAAAERAAWREHLAGAPDAPAGLVRGTGRAAAAHGGLPFARRSVRVSPADADRLRAVARGERASWSVLLVALFTVYLHRVTGRTELTIALPVTGRTSRRARSTPGMSSNVVPLRLRVRPEEPLAALVRSVGAEVKHGLRHQMTRYEDLCRDAGVIDGARRLAAPVLNIMGFHAELTVCGHPTVNHNVSNGPVDDLSVAVLDLGAANGLRIDFDTPVEGVDVTAVAAHQDRFAAFLTTVLTAERPTERRVADLDVLSEAERELLTGRWAGPLADAVDTTLVERFEEQAARFPDGVALIDEAGEVTYAELNAAANRWARHLRTRGLGRGDMAGVLLERGTRFATALLAVLKTGAAHVLLDPDFPDDRLRSAAADAGISHLVTRPVLAERVEGPWATHTEAPGELLSYHPGNLGVPLGPDDPACLMFTSGSTGRPKAILSSHRNLVATLIGQPYLPAGPDQVYLQCSPVSWDAFSLEFWGALLHGGTAVLQPGQKPEPALVTELARRHRVTTLLLSATLFNYLTDEHPEAFETVTTAFTVGEAASPAHVHKLQRLRPGITVLNGYGPAEVMIYATTHTIEAGEQPHPVIPIGTPLVNKPAYVLDAQLNLCPPGVSGELYVAGEGLAHGYLGRPDLTAARFVPNPFATDGGRLYRTGDLARFDRDGRLLYEGRADDQIKILGFRIEPGETEAALLTHPAVTQAVVTVHEKRLAAYVVADGDTDPDEIRRHVAERLPEHLVPTYVTALDRLPVTPNGKIDKRALPAPTTVLGTDRAPRNETEEILAALFGRTLELTGPVGIDDSFFALGGHSLLAARLTNHIAEAFGVRLTIRDVFGHPTVAGLAELLGEQGAVRAVPPLVAGEGAGEPAPASFAQRRLWLLSELEGDSAAYNVPMAVRLEGAPDRAALESALSDVVERHAPLRTVFEPVEGEPRQRVLPPERARVSVDWRRVDAGALEGELEAAARRGFDLAVELPLRAVAFEVADGSVVLSLVVHHIATDGLSNAVFFADLQRAYEARVAGAEGSVLEPLTVQYADYAVWQRRVLGSPDDQESVLGRELGFWRGALEGLPEEHGLNLDRPRPARASHQGGQVEVGFGEDLFERVAAFARAEGCTPFMVVHAALVAALTRLGAGSDLAIGTPVAGRGERSLQDLVGFFVNTLVLRTSTAGDPSFRDLLRRVRTADLDAFAHQEAPFDLVLEAVNPTRSLARHPLFQISLGLETDGGPAFELSGVRTGPVEKFSSGSAKFDLEFFLRSDDEKELRATVLFAAELFDEATVRRMATVLGEVLAQVLDEPGLRLSGLEVLSEAERELLTGPWAGPAADAVETTLVERFEEQAAKFPGRPALVGEGVEVTYAELNAAANRWARHLRSCGLGRGDMAGVLLERGVEFAAAVIGVVKTGAGYTLLDPDFPDERLRSAATDAGISVLISEPRLAARLNGPWDTASCSSRQLEDLSGENLGTELSADDVACLMFTSGSTGRPKAILSSHRNLVSTVSGQSYGNFGPEEVFLQCSPVSWDAFSLEFWGALLHGGTTVLQPGQRPEPVLIGELSRRHGVTMLQLSASLFNFLVDEHPEAFATVTVAFTGGEAASPAHVHKLQRLKPGIRVVNGYGPAESMGFTTTHTIEPGDTLIPVGAPLVNKAAYVLDPHLNLCAPGVTGELYLAGEGLAHGYLGRPDLTATRFVPNPFAGAGERLYRTGDLAHFDRHGRLHYDGRADDQIKIRGFRVEPGETEAALLTHSAVTQAVVTVHHEQLAAYVVADGDTDAGEIRRHVAERLPEHLVPTHVIVLERLPLTPNGKVDKRALPEPAPVASAGRAPRTPLEETLLGLFTRTLDTTADLTVDDDFFHHGGHSLLAARLTNHIAEALGARLTIRDVFGRPTVAGLAELVAGRGAGEALPPLVAGEGTGEPAPASFAQRRLWLLAQLEGDSAAYNVPMVVRCEGGLDLGALESALSDVVERHAPLRTVFEPVDGEPRQRVLPPEQARVSVERRRIGASDVDAALAELSGRVFDLAVELPLRAVALELADGSVVLSLVVHHIATDGLSNAVFFGDLQRAYEARLAGVEGSVLEPLTVQYADYAAWQRRVLGSADDPESVLGRELGFWRGALEGLPEEHGLNLDRPRPARASHQGGQVEVDLGTDLFERVAVLARSEGCTPFMVVHAALVAALTRLGAGSDLAIGTPVAGRGERSLQDLVGFFVNTLVLRTSTAGDPSFRDLLRRVRTADLDAFAHQEAPFDLVLEAVNPTRSLARHPLFQICLGLEVGGVPELHLPGVRTAEISGLVNGSAKFDLEFLLRSDDSRRLHGAILFASELFDEDSVRRMASVLGQVLVQVLDDPGLPLASLEVLSEAERELLTGPWAGTVAEVGEASLVERFEEQVVRRPERTALLDGDREVSYAELNAMANRWAHHLRAHGLGRGDMAGVLLERGVEFAAAVIAVVKTGAGYTLLDPDFPDERLRSAAADAGISHLVTAPAFAERVDGPWQTHTEAPGELLSRNPGNLGLPLSPDDSACLMFTSGSTGRPKAILSSHRNLVSTVSGQSYGNFGPGEVFLQCSPVSWDAFSLEFWGALLHGGTTVLQPGQRPEPVLIGELSRRHGVTMLQLSASLFNFLVDEHPEAFATVTVAFTGGEAASPAHVHKLQRLKPGIRVVNGYGPAESMGFTTTYTVEPGDTLIPVGAPLVNKAAYVLDAHLKLCAPGVTGELYLAGEGLAHGYLGRPDLTATRFVPNPFAGAGERLYRTGDLAHFDRHGRLHYDGRADDQIKIRGFRVEPGETEAALLTHPAVTQAVVTVHHEQLAAYVVADRDTDPGEIRRHVAERLPEHLVPTHLVVLERLPLTPNGKVDKRALPEPAPVASAGRAPRTPLEETLLGLFTRTLDTTADLTVDDDFFHHGGHSLLGARLTNHIAGALDVRLTIRDVFQHPTPARLAEHIESLKTAPVRKARPALRRRTATETVSETVAKPQTATANATATERIS
- a CDS encoding helix-turn-helix domain-containing protein — encoded protein: MTTSLSPEDTVTATAALGTLIRGHRLRIGLTQQELADLSTISVRAIRDLEKGKAQRPRADTIRLIADGLRLGPRARTALEDAVRRGHRGGTGTRHFAAERPAPPVPLHPLIERDAEATVLTEELRSGAERLITVVGLTGVGKTRLALEAAARLHATGFPVLWHTAPGAVADCLPADDEQLAALTADCAAFLHGDGRADELTPELAGALGDRAVLLVLDGVDTALLDFHRLSRLLRELPGLRLLLTADEPWNVPGERLFLLSPLEAPDPSDGIRSDAPAARFLLSRLRHVRPDIVPDDRVLADVAWVSHRLDGHPLALSAAASWLTVCDLPTLRGIVESDPAPLLDHLADGRSGSRLRERVARTLAALPDGHRELIGALCAAGEGEFVLEDVVRLTGMPLPHCGRTVRDLLVSGVIRAGTGGGRSAFRVLCVVRALAATATATARATAPAPVSVTTGVRTPVR